Proteins encoded by one window of Sulfurospirillum tamanense:
- the rfbC gene encoding dTDP-4-dehydrorhamnose 3,5-epimerase: MSAPIIHGGYAKMEFVRTAIPDVVLIKPTVHGDHRGYFVETFRQDALASFLGFSVAFCQDNESKSSKGVLRGLHYQLPPFAQTKLVRVIQGSVLDIALDIRQGSPTFGRHVSVCLSEANKHQLLVPRGFAHGFVVLEEETVFAYKVDNYYSPENDRGIAYNDPNLGIDWQLPHEALKLSAKDTTQPSFNEAKDFFSYGVNYYG, encoded by the coding sequence TTGAGCGCGCCAATCATCCACGGGGGGTACGCTAAGATGGAATTTGTACGCACTGCTATCCCTGATGTTGTTTTGATTAAGCCAACCGTGCACGGTGATCACCGCGGGTATTTTGTCGAGACCTTCCGTCAAGACGCCCTTGCGTCTTTTTTGGGATTTTCGGTGGCATTTTGTCAAGACAACGAAAGCAAGTCTAGCAAGGGCGTGTTGCGTGGCCTTCACTACCAACTTCCTCCTTTTGCCCAAACCAAACTGGTCCGTGTTATCCAAGGAAGTGTGCTTGATATTGCCCTAGATATTCGCCAAGGCAGCCCAACCTTTGGGCGTCATGTCAGCGTCTGCCTTAGCGAAGCCAACAAACACCAACTTCTCGTCCCCCGTGGTTTTGCCCATGGCTTCGTCGTTCTAGAGGAAGAGACTGTTTTTGCTTACAAGGTAGATAACTACTACAGTCCCGAAAATGACCGAGGCATTGCTTATAACGACCCAAATCTTGGCATCGACTGGCAACTTCCCCACGAAGCCCTTAAACTCTCCGCCAAAGACACCACCCAGCCCTCCTTCAACGAGGCCAAAGATTTCTTTTCTTACGGGGTAAATTATTATGGCTAA
- the rfbA gene encoding glucose-1-phosphate thymidylyltransferase RfbA translates to MKGIILAGGSGTRLYPITKGVSKQLVPIYDKPMIYYPLSVLMLAGIKEVLIISTPHDLPRFEELLGDGSSIGMAFSYVAQPNPDGLAQAFILGEAFLGSDDACLVLGDNIFYGHGLTHLLAQSVKNVEQENKATVFGYYVKDPQRYGVAAFDTKGNVVSIEEKPKEPKSNYAVVGLYFYPNDVVKKAKEVQPSERGELEITTLNEMYLGEQRLKVELMGRGYAWLDTGTHESLLEASQFIQTIENRQALKVACIEEIAYEMGYISKEQLLVLAEPLRKNQYGQYLLERANHPRGVR, encoded by the coding sequence ATGAAAGGTATCATCCTAGCAGGCGGCAGTGGCACAAGGCTCTACCCCATCACCAAGGGCGTCAGCAAACAACTTGTCCCTATTTATGACAAACCGATGATTTACTACCCTCTTTCTGTGTTGATGCTTGCAGGTATTAAAGAGGTGCTTATCATCTCCACACCCCATGATTTGCCCCGTTTTGAAGAGCTTTTGGGCGATGGGTCGAGTATTGGGATGGCCTTTTCTTACGTGGCCCAGCCCAACCCTGATGGCCTTGCCCAAGCGTTTATCCTAGGAGAAGCCTTCTTGGGGAGTGATGATGCGTGTTTGGTCTTGGGGGACAATATTTTCTACGGCCATGGCCTCACTCATCTTTTAGCCCAAAGCGTTAAAAACGTTGAGCAAGAAAACAAAGCGACTGTGTTTGGCTACTACGTCAAAGACCCCCAACGGTACGGGGTTGCCGCTTTTGATACCAAGGGAAATGTGGTCTCCATTGAGGAAAAACCCAAAGAACCAAAATCAAATTACGCCGTGGTCGGACTCTATTTTTACCCTAACGATGTTGTTAAAAAAGCCAAAGAAGTACAGCCAAGTGAACGAGGGGAGCTTGAGATTACCACGCTTAATGAAATGTATCTAGGGGAACAACGCCTTAAAGTCGAGCTCATGGGGCGCGGTTACGCGTGGCTAGACACAGGCACCCACGAGAGCCTCCTTGAAGCGAGCCAATTCATCCAAACCATCGAAAACCGGCAAGCCCTAAAGGTGGCGTGTATTGAGGAGATAGCTTACGAAATGGGGTATATCTCCAAGGAACAGCTTTTGGTTCTTGCAGAACCTTTGCGTAAAAACCAATACGGCCAATACCTCCTTGAGCGCGCCAATCATCCACGGGGGGTACGCTAA
- a CDS encoding glycosyltransferase family 9 protein, with amino-acid sequence MKLLITRHDKIGDFITALPLVKAIKTQYPTTHITLLVAPVNAQFAKTLPWVDHVIVYEKKGFWSLVRTLRREKFDASISCFITTRLGGLLWLSNIGVRVAPATKFAQVFFNRRITQRRSLVAMTEWQYNLELGMGLFPDFNPVFTPPLLTYNTPVSSEKKVVFHPGSGGSTDRNVRVEEYVHLARIASHVPNTRVFFTFGPDDVALKTQVEAQVDFPATLLPAFESLEAYCRFLSDCALFVSTSTGPMHLAGAVNIPTLSFFGSSAFASSKRWAPVNDPQKQHNFMLKPDYLLAPIETALKEALA; translated from the coding sequence GTGAAGCTTCTCATCACCAGACACGATAAAATCGGTGATTTTATCACTGCGCTTCCCTTGGTAAAGGCCATCAAAACCCAATACCCCACCACGCACATCACCTTGCTTGTGGCTCCTGTCAATGCCCAGTTTGCAAAAACCCTCCCGTGGGTAGACCATGTCATCGTGTATGAAAAAAAAGGGTTTTGGTCCCTCGTGCGCACTTTGCGCCGTGAAAAATTTGACGCGTCTATTAGCTGTTTTATTACCACGCGGCTTGGAGGGTTGCTCTGGCTTAGCAATATTGGGGTGCGGGTTGCCCCTGCTACGAAATTTGCGCAAGTTTTTTTCAACCGTCGCATCACCCAACGCCGTAGCCTTGTCGCCATGACCGAATGGCAATATAACCTCGAACTTGGCATGGGGCTTTTCCCTGATTTTAACCCTGTTTTTACCCCGCCCTTGCTCACTTATAACACTCCTGTGTCTAGCGAAAAAAAAGTGGTTTTTCACCCAGGAAGCGGAGGTAGTACCGATAGAAACGTGCGGGTTGAAGAGTACGTACATCTTGCGCGCATCGCCAGTCACGTGCCTAACACCCGCGTCTTTTTTACCTTTGGGCCTGATGATGTGGCCCTTAAAACACAGGTGGAAGCGCAGGTAGATTTTCCCGCCACACTGCTACCTGCCTTTGAAAGCTTGGAAGCTTATTGCCGTTTTTTGAGTGACTGTGCCTTGTTTGTTAGCACATCCACAGGCCCCATGCATTTAGCGGGTGCAGTGAACATCCCTACGTTATCTTTTTTTGGTAGTTCCGCTTTTGCCTCTAGCAAACGTTGGGCACCCGTGAACGACCCACAAAAACAACACAATTTCATGTTGAAGCCTGATTACCTCCTTGCCCCCATCGAAACTGCCCTCAAAGAAGCTCTTGCATGA
- a CDS encoding glycosyltransferase family 9 protein, giving the protein MRLFIEVPVWLGDTIMASVAVENVMTHFKGAEVVVFGSKVATEVYKAHPSVSSVEVDESKQSKNRWQWLYQKTKTLGEFDLAVSFRRQWSTRFLLWCVNARQKARYRRLDKASIHQVKRYNDFAAHVLGVALPLGDLVLPFAPHSFARPTLGLNPGATYGSAKRWYPEEFAKVAIALSSTHDIVIFGGPSEQDIALEIETLLHEAHVTNVQNLAGKTTIAQLCAYIGGLAWFITNDSGPLHVSAAYKVNTVAIFGPTMNTETHGWHNPNERIVKLDLPCQPCMKRVCPLGHHACMRGVKAKDVLDKIALLA; this is encoded by the coding sequence ATGAGACTCTTTATCGAAGTGCCCGTGTGGCTAGGCGATACCATCATGGCAAGCGTGGCGGTGGAAAATGTCATGACCCATTTTAAAGGTGCGGAAGTAGTAGTCTTTGGCTCAAAAGTCGCCACGGAAGTGTACAAAGCCCATCCTAGCGTGAGTTCCGTGGAGGTGGATGAGAGCAAACAAAGTAAAAACCGCTGGCAGTGGCTTTATCAAAAAACTAAGACTTTGGGAGAATTTGACCTTGCTGTCTCGTTTCGCAGGCAATGGAGTACACGTTTTTTGCTCTGGTGCGTTAACGCGCGTCAAAAAGCGCGCTACCGTCGCCTTGACAAAGCAAGCATTCACCAAGTCAAACGCTACAACGATTTTGCCGCCCACGTTTTAGGCGTAGCGTTACCGCTTGGGGATTTGGTCTTGCCCTTTGCACCCCACTCCTTTGCGCGCCCTACCCTAGGGCTCAACCCTGGCGCAACCTACGGGAGCGCCAAGCGGTGGTATCCTGAAGAGTTTGCCAAGGTTGCCATCGCGCTTAGTTCCACCCACGACATCGTCATTTTTGGAGGGCCAAGCGAACAAGACATCGCCTTGGAAATCGAAACCTTACTCCATGAAGCACACGTCACCAACGTGCAAAACTTAGCGGGGAAAACCACTATCGCACAATTGTGCGCCTACATCGGAGGGCTAGCGTGGTTCATCACCAACGACAGCGGCCCTTTACATGTAAGCGCGGCGTACAAGGTTAACACCGTCGCCATCTTTGGTCCCACCATGAACACCGAAACCCACGGGTGGCACAACCCCAATGAGCGTATCGTAAAGCTCGACCTACCCTGCCAACCCTGCATGAAGCGTGTGTGTCCCTTGGGACACCATGCGTGCATGAGAGGGGTAAAGGCTAAGGATGTTTTAGATAAAATCGCACTTTTAGCATAA
- a CDS encoding glycosyltransferase family 32 protein, with protein sequence MSFWIIVANRLEKILGTVVKTLAYPFHTLFPKKRFTIPTHATPLCTSKHKSAIPKIIWQTNYTNRVSLPVYANYLFNRLMGYDFEYRYVSTEERLVFIKQHASERFISAFEQLSDGAAQADFWRIFVLNHTGGVYMDIDAHAVWPLSKMIRPEDSEVILMTKHNYSNYFIATAPNNPHLAKTLEIIVENIEKKDVRGGVYDLTGPTALNKAIGESMVNHRHSKITCIQGSFTNEHFQYIDKPKGKWTHKKQDELLKQGGLE encoded by the coding sequence ATGTCGTTTTGGATTATTGTTGCAAACCGTTTGGAAAAAATCTTGGGCACCGTGGTAAAAACTCTTGCGTATCCATTCCATACTCTTTTTCCAAAAAAACGCTTTACTATCCCTACACATGCGACACCTTTATGCACCTCTAAACACAAAAGTGCCATTCCTAAAATCATCTGGCAGACCAATTACACCAACCGCGTTAGCCTTCCTGTATATGCCAATTACCTCTTTAATCGCCTCATGGGATACGATTTTGAGTACCGCTATGTGAGCACTGAAGAGCGATTAGTGTTCATTAAACAGCACGCATCAGAACGTTTTATTTCAGCTTTTGAGCAACTCTCTGACGGAGCGGCCCAGGCGGATTTTTGGCGGATTTTTGTGCTTAACCACACGGGTGGCGTGTATATGGACATCGATGCGCATGCGGTATGGCCTTTGTCAAAAATGATTCGGCCTGAAGACAGCGAAGTTATTTTGATGACCAAACACAACTACAGTAATTATTTCATTGCCACTGCGCCCAACAATCCTCATCTGGCAAAAACGTTAGAGATTATTGTGGAAAATATCGAAAAAAAAGATGTAAGGGGTGGCGTTTATGATTTAACTGGTCCAACAGCCCTCAACAAAGCAATTGGAGAAAGTATGGTAAATCATCGCCATAGTAAAATCACTTGCATTCAAGGAAGCTTCACCAACGAACACTTCCAGTATATCGATAAACCAAAAGGGAAGTGGACACATAAAAAGCAAGATGAACTTTTAAAGCAAGGGGGTTTAGAATGA